A window of Hyperolius riggenbachi isolate aHypRig1 chromosome 1, aHypRig1.pri, whole genome shotgun sequence contains these coding sequences:
- the LOC137544224 gene encoding olfactory receptor 12D1-like produces the protein MNTTLISEFILLGITDLPWLQRCLFVPVLLCYFIETIGNFTIIFLVMKDWTLHSPMYFLLANLSFLDILFSSVTVPKMMAGFWMDKSTSIKNCITQMYLFHSFGCSEGVLLAFMGYDRYVAICPPLHYVVIMGRNTCLKMVIFSWTVGFSTSLVYAIMTSNLPFCSKNNKVRHFFCDVKPVIKLACKDISVNEITVTILSGFLSMSIFSLTLLSYCYIAGHLIKMKSSQSRGKAFSTCSAHLTIVVLFYGTAVCTYLGPTSEISIEKDRIAALLFTVVTPTFNPIVYTLRNKEVRKSLKKCMNVFR, from the coding sequence ATGAATACAACCCTGATATCAGAATTTATTCTCcttgggatcaccgatctcccctGGCTCCAGAGGTGTCTCTTTGTCCCAGTCCTCTTATGTTATTTTATTGAAACAATTGGAAATTTTACGATAATTTTTCTGGTGATGAAAGACTGGACTCTTCATTCCCCGATGTACTTTTTACTGGCTAATCTTTCCTTTCTGGATATTTTGTTTTCCTCAGTCACCGTGCCAAAAATGATGGCTGGATTCTGGATGGATAAATCAACTTCTATTAAAAACTGCATCACTCAGATGTATTTATTCCACTCGTTTGGATGCTCTGAAGGAGTTCTTCTGGCCTTCATGGGCTACGATCGTTATGTAGCCATTTGCCCCCCACTACATTACGTGGTCATTATGGGAAGAAATACTTGCCTCAAAATGGTCATCTTCTCTTGGACTGTCGGCTTCAGCACTTCATTAGTCTATGCAATCATGACATCAAATCTTCCTTTTTGCAGTAAGAACAATAAAGTGAGACATTTCTTCTGTGATGTTAAACCAGTTATAAAGTTGGCCTGTAAAGACATCTCCGTAAATGAAATAACCGTGACCATCCTCAGCGGTTTCCTTAGTATGAGTATCTTCTCTCTCACTCTACTGTCCTACTGTTACATTGCTGGTCATCTTATCAAAATGAAGTCTTCGCAAAGCAGAGGGAAAGCTTTTTCAACCTGTTCTGCCCACCTGACCATTGTGGTCCTATTCTACGGGACGGCAGTATGCACATACCTGGGGCCAACGTCCGAAATATCCATAGAAAAAGACAGAATTGCAGCCTTACTCTTTACTGTTGTCACGCCTACATTCAATCCTATAGTTTACACATTGAGGAACAAGGAGGTCaggaaatctttaaaaaaatgtatgaatgTGTTCAGGTAA